Below is a genomic region from Echinicola rosea.
CTTTTAGCAGAGGAAAAGAATAACATCTTCACCAAAAAAAAGCTTAGGTAAAAAAACAGGTTGAAAAAATGTTCATAATTAATTTGAAACCAATCGTTTAACAACGGTTAATTTGATTGAATGTTAGTTAAAAAAGTGCCGCATCCATAAGTTGGATGCGGCACTTTTATTGGTGTACATTACTATTATAAGGTTTGGTTGGCATGCCTGCCTTCATAAACTTCTTCCACTAGCTTACGATTAAAAGCAGGCAAATCATTAGGACTTCTGGAGGTAACCAGTCCCTGATCTACGACCACTTCTTCATCAAACCATTTGGCACCAGCATTTTCCAAATCTTTTTTGATGGAATGAAAGGATGTCAGTTTCCTTCCACCTACCACGTCCGCATCAATCAGGATTTGCGGTCCGTGACAAATGGCAGCAACAGGTTTGTGGTTCCTGAAAAAGGATCTCACGAAAGCAACTGCCTTTTCGTTTCGACGGAGTTTGTCGGGATTGATCACACCGCCTGGCAAAACCAAGCCATCATAATCGTCCTCATAGACAGCATCCAATGTGTGGTCTACTCCAATATCCAAACTCCAGTTACCGTCTTTCCAGCCCCTGATCCTTCCTTCTTCCAAGGAAATGATATGTACGGTCGCGCCACTTTCTTCCAACGCATTTTTCGGACTGGTAAGTTCGGACTCTTCAAAGCCGTCTGTGGATAGTATGGCTACTTTTCTGTTTTTTAAATCTTTCATGGTTACTGTGGTTTTTGATTATAAATTTTATTTTTAAATCTAGACTAAAACCTACAATGACCATTCCATAAATACCTTAATTTATTATGTTTTAAAATTTTTAACATATTTTATAGCTATAAAATATTTGTTACGTTATAATTAATGCGTACAGGTGAAATAAAATGGTTAAAATTCCTTTTTACCAAGTTTGGTTATATTGGAGTTTTCATCATGAAGCGGTATGTTTACAATCAATAATCGATCAGTTAAATGAAAATTACACCAATTGCAGCAGTAGCTATTCTTATATGCTTAATAGGGCTATATGGATTTCAAACCACGGAACCTTGGACAGCCGAGCAAATGGTTTCTCCTTATGATTTGAACAAGAAGATGAAATCTGATAGTGTGAATGTCCCCATTTTACTCAGCGTAGGGCCAGAAGCAGTAATAAAGGGTTCGGTGGATATTGGACCGGGACAGGATGAGACGCATATCGATAAACTCATATCGCAGGTGGAAAAGCTTGACAAAGACGAGGAAATCATCATTTACTGTGGTTGCTGTCCTTTACAAAAATGCCCAAACGTGAGACCAGCATTCAAAGCAC
It encodes:
- a CDS encoding type 1 glutamine amidotransferase domain-containing protein, which translates into the protein MKDLKNRKVAILSTDGFEESELTSPKNALEESGATVHIISLEEGRIRGWKDGNWSLDIGVDHTLDAVYEDDYDGLVLPGGVINPDKLRRNEKAVAFVRSFFRNHKPVAAICHGPQILIDADVVGGRKLTSFHSIKKDLENAGAKWFDEEVVVDQGLVTSRSPNDLPAFNRKLVEEVYEGRHANQTL
- a CDS encoding rhodanese-like domain-containing protein produces the protein MKITPIAAVAILICLIGLYGFQTTEPWTAEQMVSPYDLNKKMKSDSVNVPILLSVGPEAVIKGSVDIGPGQDETHIDKLISQVEKLDKDEEIIIYCGCCPLQKCPNVRPAFKALNDLDFTNHKLLAILNNIKTDWIDKGYPVNNME